A genome region from Deltaproteobacteria bacterium includes the following:
- a CDS encoding alanine--glyoxylate aminotransferase family protein, which yields MKKKYLLSPGPTAVPESVLARMAEPMIHHRTPQFSAIFAEVKKDLKALFQTEQEVLILASSGTGAMESAITNLFCKGDKVIFVNGGKFGERWGQLSKVFGLQPIEVKVEWGQAVDVAAVKEILDNDPEIKAVLTQASETSTTVAHPVKALAKLTKDRDTLLVVDGITAVGVSDLSMDETGIDVLISGSQKAFMLPPGLAFIALSDKAWKFTDRSDIPKYYLDLKKENKNQVAGKDTTAYTPAVSLICGLAEVLRMVKEEGLENLFKRHATLARATRAALTALGLKLLAPDSPADSATGAYVPEGVDGGKFVKFMRDDMGVTMAGGQDHLKGKIFRVAHLGYYDTFDIIIAISTIEMALKKFGHNVEMGKGVAAAQAILVERY from the coding sequence ATGAAAAAGAAGTACCTATTGTCACCGGGGCCTACTGCTGTGCCTGAAAGTGTCCTTGCCAGGATGGCAGAGCCCATGATACATCACAGGACACCGCAGTTCTCTGCTATTTTTGCAGAAGTAAAAAAGGACCTTAAAGCGCTTTTCCAGACAGAGCAGGAAGTGCTTATTCTAGCTTCTTCCGGTACGGGAGCTATGGAATCAGCTATAACCAATCTCTTTTGCAAGGGAGATAAGGTTATTTTCGTCAATGGTGGAAAATTCGGTGAGAGATGGGGACAGCTTTCCAAAGTTTTTGGTCTCCAACCGATTGAAGTAAAAGTTGAGTGGGGACAGGCTGTTGATGTTGCCGCTGTTAAGGAGATACTTGATAATGACCCTGAGATTAAGGCTGTTTTGACCCAGGCCTCAGAAACATCGACGACTGTGGCTCATCCTGTCAAGGCGTTGGCCAAACTTACCAAAGACAGAGATACCTTGCTTGTTGTCGATGGTATTACTGCGGTCGGTGTTTCTGATCTTTCAATGGACGAAACGGGAATCGATGTTCTCATCTCGGGTTCGCAAAAAGCCTTTATGCTTCCTCCCGGTCTTGCCTTTATCGCCCTGTCTGATAAGGCATGGAAGTTTACCGACAGATCGGATATCCCTAAATATTATTTGGATCTGAAAAAAGAAAACAAAAACCAGGTGGCAGGTAAAGACACAACAGCCTATACACCTGCCGTTTCTCTCATCTGTGGTCTTGCCGAGGTTCTCAGGATGGTTAAGGAAGAGGGACTTGAAAATCTCTTCAAGAGGCATGCAACGCTTGCAAGAGCGACAAGAGCTGCTTTGACAGCGCTTGGCCTTAAGCTTCTTGCCCCTGATTCTCCGGCCGATTCGGCAACCGGCGCCTACGTGCCTGAAGGTGTGGATGGCGGTAAATTCGTCAAATTTATGCGTGATGATATGGGTGTAACCATGGCCGGGGGGCAGGACCATCTGAAGGGTAAAATATTCAGGGTCGCCCATCTCGGTTATTACGATACTTTCGACATAATCATTGCTATTTCCACAATAGAAATGGCCCTCAAGAAGTTTGGTCATAATGTGGAGATGGGAAAAGGTGTTGCTGCAGCCCAGGCTATTTTGGTGGAAAGATACTGA